Genomic DNA from Candidatus Methylomirabilota bacterium:
GCTGGCCCGGGTCGAGCGCCTGAACCCGCGGCTCGACGCCTTCCTCACCGTCACCGCCGATCTCGCCCGCCACCAGGCGCGGGCGGCGGAGGAGCGTGCGCGGCGGGGCATTTTGCTGGGCCCCCTCGATGGGATCCCGTACTCGATCAAGGATCTCGAGCCGACGGCCGGCATCCGCACGACCTTCGGGTCGAAGTGGTTCGCGGACCACGTGCCGGCCGAAGACGGGGCCGTGGCCGGCCGGCTCAAGGCGACCGGCGCCGTGCTCCTCGGCAAGACCAATACCCCGCACTTCGGCCACAAGGACTCCTGTGACAACCTGCTCGGGCCGCCGTGCAAGAACCCCTGGAAGCTCGACCGCACCTCGGGTGCCTCGTCGGGGGGCGCCGGGAGCGCCGTCGCGGCCGGCCTCGGGCCCGTGGCTCACGGCTCCGACGGCGGAGGCTCCATCCGCATCCCCGCCGCCCTCTGCGGGATCTTCGGGCTCAAGCCGTCGTTCGGCCGGGTCCCCTATCACCCCTCCCCCGACTACTGGGCCGCGCGCTCCCACAACGGGCCGATGACCCGCACGGTACGGGATGCGGCCCTGCTCCTCCAGGCCCTGGCGGGCGCCGATCCGCGTGATCCGCTCACCATCGACTCACCGCCCGAGGACTACCTGGCCGCCTGCGACGGCGACCTCCGGGGCCTCACCGTCGTCTGGAGCGCCGATCTCGGCTACGGGCCCGTCGACCCCGAGGTCCGGGCCATCACCGAGGCCGCCGCCGGACGCTTCGCGGACCTCGGCGCCAAGCTCGAGGCGCGCGACCCGGGCTGGCCCGACCCCGGCGCGTTCCACAAGGTCATCTACGAGGTCGGCGTGGCGGCGCGCCAGATGGACCGGGCGGCCGAGCACCCGGAGTGGATCGAGCCGAGCTTCCGCCAGATGATCGAGAACGCCCGAGGCGTGTCGGCGGTCGACCACGGCAAGGCGCTCCTCCAGCGGAGCATCTTCTACGACCAGGCCCGCCGGTTCTTCGAGACGTGCGACCTCCTGCTGACGCCCCAGATGCCGGTCGGCGCCTGGTCAGCCGAGCCCGGTCCGAGCCAGGGGCCATCGACGATCGGCGGCCGGCCCACGCCCACCCTCTTCGACCGCCTGGCATTCACCTTCCCCTTCAATCTGACCGGGCAGCCGGCGGCCACGGTCCCTTGCGGCTTCACCTCCGAGGGCCTTCCGGTCGGGCTCCAGATCGTCGGCCGCTGGCACGCCGACGCGACGGTGCTCCGGGCCGCCGCCGGCTTCGAGGCGCTCCAGCCCTGGGCCCACCGCCGGCCGCCGCTGGACTGATAGTCATCTCAAGGCCGTAGCGAGCGCTCGCCCCATGCGCATCGTCTTCCCGGAGGGCGCCGAGTTCGTCGAGAACCCCGCCGACCTCGACCCGCTCCGGCGCCTCGGAGCGCTCGTCCTGTGCCCGGGGGCGCCCCGGGACAAGGCCGACCTGATCGCCCGGTGCCACGACGCCGAGGCCGTGTTCCTCGACTACTCGCTGATGGACGC
This window encodes:
- a CDS encoding amidase family protein, yielding LARVERLNPRLDAFLTVTADLARHQARAAEERARRGILLGPLDGIPYSIKDLEPTAGIRTTFGSKWFADHVPAEDGAVAGRLKATGAVLLGKTNTPHFGHKDSCDNLLGPPCKNPWKLDRTSGASSGGAGSAVAAGLGPVAHGSDGGGSIRIPAALCGIFGLKPSFGRVPYHPSPDYWAARSHNGPMTRTVRDAALLLQALAGADPRDPLTIDSPPEDYLAACDGDLRGLTVVWSADLGYGPVDPEVRAITEAAAGRFADLGAKLEARDPGWPDPGAFHKVIYEVGVAARQMDRAAEHPEWIEPSFRQMIENARGVSAVDHGKALLQRSIFYDQARRFFETCDLLLTPQMPVGAWSAEPGPSQGPSTIGGRPTPTLFDRLAFTFPFNLTGQPAATVPCGFTSEGLPVGLQIVGRWHADATVLRAAAGFEALQPWAHRRPPLD